Below is a genomic region from Primulina eburnea isolate SZY01 chromosome 9, ASM2296580v1, whole genome shotgun sequence.
TGGTACTCCTGGAACCATGTGTCCTATCTTGCCCGGCCAGAACTTTACATACCATTTCCAGGTCAAGGACCAGATCGGTACCTTCTTATACTTCCCAACTACTGCTCTCCACAGGGCTGCCGGTGGCATTGGAATTCTCCAGATCCACAGCCGTGACCTTATCCCGGTACCTTTCGACAGACCTGCCGACGAATTCGCTGTCATTCTTGGAGATTGGTATAACAAAGGCCACAAGACTCTCAAAAGGCTTCTTGACAGTAGCCGTTCCATCGGAAAGCCTGATGGTATTGTGATTAATGGAAAATCTGGCAAGGTTGGTGACCTGGTTACCGAGCCACTAACTGTCATGGAGCAAGGGAAGACCTACAGGTACCGTGTGTGCAATGCGGGTTTGAAAAACTCCATAAACTTTAGACTCCAAGGCCATACTATGAAGCTTGTCGAGTTGGAGGGCTCCCACACCGTGCAGAACGTGTATGAATCGATCGACCTTCATGTCGGGCAATGCTTGTCTGTTTTGGTGACCGCAAATCAAGTTCCAAATGACTATTACTTCGTGGCATCAAGCCGCTTTGCAAGACGCCCGGATGTGGCTGTAGCGGTGGTTCGCTATGCGAATGGTAATGGCCCCGCATCCCCAGTGCTCCCACCAGCACCTACTGAGAACTCTGCCGGCATTGCCTGGTCGATGAACCAGTTCCGTTCATTCAGGTGGAATCTCACTGCCAGCGCAGCCCGCCCCAACCCTCAAGGCTCCTACCACTATGGAAAGATAGACATCACCCGCACCATCAAGGTAACCAACACAAGGTCAATGGTGGACGGCAAGCTACGGTTTGGCATCAACGGTGTCTCCCATGTCGATCCCGAGACCCCATTGAAGCTCGCGGAATACTTTGGGCTAGCAGATAAGGTATTCAAGTACGACCTCGTGAAGGACGAGCCGGCAAACGGGCCAGCCGTGATGGCCCCTAGTGTGGTTAATGCTGTTTTCAGGAACTTCGTGGAGATCATCTTCGAGAACCACGAGAAGACGATCCAAACTTGGCACTTGGACGGCTACTCGTTCTTCGCAGTGGCCATCGAGCCCGGGAGGTGGAGCCCTGACAAGAGAAAGCTCTACAACCTACAAGATGCTGTGAGCAGGCACACGATCCACGTGTACCCGAACTCGTGGGCCGCAGTA
It encodes:
- the LOC140841290 gene encoding L-ascorbate oxidase homolog; amino-acid sequence: MFPKLLQEEVGSHILLLPHFLGVCRKDSKKEAMGSRMIFVALLLSVSMGVMAEDPYLFFDWKVTYGTIAPLGVPQQGILINGEFPGPKINCTSNNNIVVNVFNYLDEPLLLTWSGVQQRKNSWQDGTPGTMCPILPGQNFTYHFQVKDQIGTFLYFPTTALHRAAGGIGILQIHSRDLIPVPFDRPADEFAVILGDWYNKGHKTLKRLLDSSRSIGKPDGIVINGKSGKVGDLVTEPLTVMEQGKTYRYRVCNAGLKNSINFRLQGHTMKLVELEGSHTVQNVYESIDLHVGQCLSVLVTANQVPNDYYFVASSRFARRPDVAVAVVRYANGNGPASPVLPPAPTENSAGIAWSMNQFRSFRWNLTASAARPNPQGSYHYGKIDITRTIKVTNTRSMVDGKLRFGINGVSHVDPETPLKLAEYFGLADKVFKYDLVKDEPANGPAVMAPSVVNAVFRNFVEIIFENHEKTIQTWHLDGYSFFAVAIEPGRWSPDKRKLYNLQDAVSRHTIHVYPNSWAAVMTTLDNAGMWNLRSEMWERTYLGQQMYVSVLSPAKSLRDEYNIPESQQLCGIVKGLPKPTPYAGT